The genomic DNA CCTTTGGAGCGAATGCCCCCGCTTTGTAAAGTTCGTCACCGGATTTGGTTCGAGGATGGCAGTCTTCACACCCTGTCGGACCACCCTTCTTGTCATGGCATCCGATGCAGTTTATGTGGTACGCACCCTTCAAGCCGGGCTTGTCGGTGTGGTACATCTGAGGATCACGGTCCCTGAGGCTGGCAGCGGCAAACGGTTCCCGGACATGACAGGATTTACATGCAACATTCTTGGTTTCACCACTGTTGCGGTGGCATCTGACGCAGTTGCGGTCCTCGAAAAGGGTTCCCGTCGTATGATGGTGACAATCGGCGCAGTCCTTAGTGAGGCTGATATGTTTCGCATGATCGAAGGGGACTCTCTCATAATATTGAACAAGGGAGTCTAGGTTTATCGTATCGGGCACGCTGGCACCCCGAGAGTCGAGTGGGACCAGGTACAGCATCAGTGCTGCAATTCCACCGATGAGCCAGTTCCTGACAGCATACATAGTTAGTTCTCCTTTATCGTTGGCATTACCATTCAATTGAAAGCCGGTGCCGAATCATCGGGTTAAAGCATGTCAATGGCTGGAATCATTGTTGTCCGATTTGTGGATGTAGCGGTAAAAAATCGGGAATCCGCAGAAAAAAGCGACGCAGATCAGGTACTCGACCCCTTTGATGTACTGGTAGAAATCTACAAGTGTGTACACCGATTTGATTT from Geobacter sp. DSM 9736 includes the following:
- a CDS encoding cytochrome c3 family protein: MYAVRNWLIGGIAALMLYLVPLDSRGASVPDTINLDSLVQYYERVPFDHAKHISLTKDCADCHHHTTGTLFEDRNCVRCHRNSGETKNVACKSCHVREPFAAASLRDRDPQMYHTDKPGLKGAYHINCIGCHDKKGGPTGCEDCHPRTKSGDELYKAGAFAPKATAGRKHGGH